Within the Syntrophorhabdus sp. genome, the region TCACCGACGTGACCCGTCCCTTCGGCGTCAAGACCGTCGTAAGCCTCAACACGATCATGGTCGACGGTACCGGCATGTGCGGCTGCTGCCGCGCCACCATCGCCGGCGAGACGAAGTTCGTCTGCGTCGACGGCCCCGAGTTTGACGGCCATGCCGTGGACTTCCCCGAACTGGTGCTCCGCCAGAAGATGTACAACCGGGAAGAGCGGCGCGCTCTCTGGGACCACAAGTGCAAGATCGACGCACAGGAAAAGGCCATCAAGAAGGCCCGCAAACGCGTGAAGATGCCGGAGCAGGCGCCGAAGCAGAGGATCCAGAACTTTGCCGAAGTTGCCCTGGGATACACGAAAGAGAACGCCATGATGGAGGCCCAGCGCTGCCTCGGCTGCAAGAAGCCGCCCTGCGTTGAAGGCTGCCCCGTCAACGTCCAGATCCCCCAGTTCATCGCGAAGATCAAGGAAGGCGACTTCATGAGCGCCATCCATATCATCAAAGAAACGAACAGCCTCCCCGCCGTCTGCGGCAGGGTCTGTCCCCAGGAATCACAGTGTGAGTCGAAGTGCATCCTTGGCAAGAAGTCGGAACCCGTTGCCATCGGCCGCCTCGAGCGCTTTGCCGCGGACTATCAGCTCGGTCTCGGCGATGTGCGCGTTCCCACGCTGCCGAAGAAGACGGGCAAGAAGGTCGCCATCATCGGCGCCGGCCCCGCCGGTCTCACCGTCGCGGGCGAGCTGAGCAAGAAAGGCCACGAATGCACCGTCTACGAAGCGCTTCACAAGGCGGGCGGCGTTCTCGTTTACGGCATCCCCGAGTTCCGTCTCCCCAAGGCGATCGTGCAGCGCGAGGTCGACTACCTGGAGAAGCTCGGCGCCAAGGTGAGGGTCGACTCCATAGTCGGCCAGACGGTCACCCTCGACGAGCTCTTCGCCCAGGGTTACGATGCCGCATTCATCGGCACCGGCGCAGGCCTCCCCTATTTCCTCAACATCCCCGGCGAGAACCTGAACGGCGTCTACTCCGCCAACGAGTTCCTGACCAGGGCCAATCTCATGAAGGCATACCTCTTCCCTGAATACGACACACCCATCAGGGTCGGCGCGAAAGTGGCGGTCATCGGCGGCGGCAACGTGGCCATGGACTCCGCCAGGGTCTCGAAGCGCCTCGGCGCGGACGTGTATCTCGTCTATCGCCGCAGCCGCGACGAAATGCCCGCCCGCGCGGAAGAAGCGCACCACGCGGAGGAAGAGGGCATCGATTTCCGGCTCCTCACGAACCCCATCAGGGTCGTCGGCGATGACCAGGGCTGGGTCAAGGGGCTCGAATGCGTAAAGATGGAACTCGGCGAACCCGACGCGTCGGGCAGAAGAAGGCCCGTCGAGATCAAGGGCTCCAATTTCATCCTCGATGTGGACGTCGTCATCGTCGCCATCGGCCAGGGTCCGAACCCCATCCTCACATCCACCACCCCGGACCTGGAACTCAGGAAGTCCGGCAACATCGTGGCGGATGAGGAAACGGGACAGACAAGCCGCAAGGGCGTCTTTGCCGGCGGCGATATCGTAACAGGCGCCGCCACGGTCATCCTTGCCATGGGCGCCGGGAGAAAGGCAGCGAAGGCAATAGACGAATACCTTCAGACCAAGAAGTAAGGGTCGCAACTGAAAGTGAAAAGGCGGGGTGTGGCCACCCCGCCTTTTTTTTGCCGGCGAAGAGGGGTTCAGGACCCGGAATGCGGGGTCCGGAGGCAAGCCAGGACAAAGAAGTCCTTGAACCACAACCGGCATGGCGATAGGGGTGATCCTGCGGAAGGGGTCGCGATGACACTGCGTGTGCGCAGGCGGCCCGGTCTCTTCTGACTGACTGCCTGCAGTAGATCGTGTTTCATAGCAGGGTCATCTTAACGATTCCGGGGAAATGAAAGGCAAAGAATAATATGAGACGACCCGGTCCCGTGACGGACCGACTGTTTCGCCCGCATCCATTTCCAATTTGCTCACTTGTGTTTACAAAAGTTGACGCTATACTTGATATATATGAACCTTCGGCCTGGCTAGATGGTGAGGCGCTCTTATCACTCCTGCATCCGGTACTGCGCGGTCAACGAGGAAAGGGTGATGAGAAATGTGGAGGCCTATAAGCCGTACTGAAACATGTCTTTTCCTGC harbors:
- a CDS encoding bifunctional dihydroorotate dehydrogenase B NAD binding subunit/NADPH-dependent glutamate synthase, with product MATKKASKTNQILEKKILAPSITMYKLYVPDIARKVKAGQFVVVRGDDMGERIPLTVADYDAKKGTITIIFQEVGTSTQKLAKFEAGMALLDVVGPLGKPSHIEKFGTVVCVGGGVGVAPVLPIAKALKEAGNEVISIIGARTQSMLILEEEMKKASTTVHVTTDDGSYGHHGFVTDVLKKIIEERGADKIALVVGIGPVIMMKAVTDVTRPFGVKTVVSLNTIMVDGTGMCGCCRATIAGETKFVCVDGPEFDGHAVDFPELVLRQKMYNREERRALWDHKCKIDAQEKAIKKARKRVKMPEQAPKQRIQNFAEVALGYTKENAMMEAQRCLGCKKPPCVEGCPVNVQIPQFIAKIKEGDFMSAIHIIKETNSLPAVCGRVCPQESQCESKCILGKKSEPVAIGRLERFAADYQLGLGDVRVPTLPKKTGKKVAIIGAGPAGLTVAGELSKKGHECTVYEALHKAGGVLVYGIPEFRLPKAIVQREVDYLEKLGAKVRVDSIVGQTVTLDELFAQGYDAAFIGTGAGLPYFLNIPGENLNGVYSANEFLTRANLMKAYLFPEYDTPIRVGAKVAVIGGGNVAMDSARVSKRLGADVYLVYRRSRDEMPARAEEAHHAEEEGIDFRLLTNPIRVVGDDQGWVKGLECVKMELGEPDASGRRRPVEIKGSNFILDVDVVIVAIGQGPNPILTSTTPDLELRKSGNIVADEETGQTSRKGVFAGGDIVTGAATVILAMGAGRKAAKAIDEYLQTKK